TTATACAACTAATGAAACATTCTGTGATTATGTAAACTGAATGAAAATTGACAATACCATAAGTTTAACTTAGGTATCAACAGGGAGAGAAGTGTCATAAAGGATTGTTTGAACACCTACCTAGAAGCCACTGGCATGTCAGTATAACACTCTGCTTCTGAGTACACAGCTGGGGTTGGTCTCCCTGCTGTTTCTCCAACTGGGTAACTATGACCAAGTGTGTGAGGGAATAAATGAATATACTGTATAAAGTTATCTGCTATTAATAATAGCTTGATTCGATTAATAAGAGCTTTATAAAAGCTGTTATTAATGAATATTGGTTGTGATCTGTGTCTCCCCCAACTCAATCCCCTATCAGGGTAAATGGAATTTACAACAAAATCACTTCCTTTTGTTCATTCTAAACCTCATACCTATGAGTTCATCTCTTCCACCGAATAAGACAGTTTACAGTTGCTGCCTTTTCCATGCCACTCATGACTGTACAAATCTTCATGATACAGGTAAATAGTGGATTTATACAGAGGCACGGCAGTGCTCTTGTTTAGCTCTCTATTCTTTTCCTAATAATGTCTAGcatttcatttgggtttttcttGGACCATTACTGAGCCAATATCTTTACGTCTAACCCCAAAACCTGATTTCTGTTTGATGGCAGTCAACTTGGAGCCCaccatttttatatataaagttcAGATACATGTTTTCCCCAGCATGCATCTCTACATTTACCCATATTGAACTTTAGGTGCCATTTTATCGCCTGGTCACCCAGTACTGTAAAGGCCTCCTGCAACCTTTCATCACCAACATTTATCTTTACTGTCTTGAATAACTTTATTGGTGCCAATGTCACCTCACTATTTAACCTCTTTTCCAGGTCATTCATGACTATGTCATAATGGACCACAATCTCCTACCTTCTATTTCCCaatctgaaattaattatttcttcataGACAGATAAAAATTGCCTACCTATTCTCATTCATCCCTTCTATTTATGCATCCAAAGGTATTACATCTTTCTACCACAGTATtatccttggttttgttttgtttaaagaaactaACATCAGTAACCCAGAGACCCACTCAACTGCTTTCCCCAGCCTTGTTTATGCCTACTAAATATTGCTACAAGTCTCTTGAACTGAAGTGGGGAGCAAAGTTAATTCATCCACCTCCTTTAATGAGTATATTCAGCCTCTCTCTTCCAAACTACAGAATACAGATGTATTGAATATTTGTCTCTTCTGCATTGTAAGCAGTTTCACAATCTATACACAGTAATATTAGTTGTATCTGACTGACATGGCTGAGAAAAATGTCCCTCTCAATGGCTTCAGCCTCCTTTAccttatacatttttaattactatCAAATTGACATCTGCCATCAACTTCCCCTTTTCCTTAGTGGCACATTTTAAATTTCcccccatttttctcttttgaattaagaaaaatatctatttttaaagatagtttattagacattttaaaatatatattttaaccATTTTGAAGTTATTGCAGTATAGGCCCGCATGATGTATGCTTTATGAACTTTGTTCTTTAGTCAGCTAATGATTTACATGGAACATGAAAATTTTGATGAAAAGCAGTTGTGTCATACCTTAAATCTCCATCTAGTAACAACTACAAACTTGAGTGTGTGGTCCTTGCCAAGAATCTCTTCATTGCATAATATATCCAGCTgatgtaaaaagaagaaataattaattcaCTGAGAGACAGAACATGGCTTTGAAACAATACACTTCAGATAAGGCCCAATAAAAAGATCAAAGAAAGAACTCAATTCTCATGTAAAGACAGCTTTGTCCTTTGACATGCTATGAAAATTGTTTACACAGTACCCAGCAAGTAACTTTCtactttgaaaacacatttttaagaagCTATCCCCCGCTTATACATCAGTGTTTAGGGCTTTTTTTGCAGACACTTTATAGTTGTTTTTACTTTTCTATGTCAGCTTTGAAAGATCTTGATATTAGAAACAGCAAGGGTATGGACTCATAAGCAAATGTGAGATCATGTGACCAGCCATCAGCTGAATTGCAGTAGATGATCATGCACATGATTTTAGCCTATTTGACTGCAAGGTGACATGTACTGAAAGGGTAAGTCACCATGAAAGTGACATATGCTAATGGTACTTTACCACAACCTGAGAAAGGTAAGAATGTGCATGCAGTCCACTAACATGGCTTAGCTGACAGACAATAACTCAAACCAGGATTTGTCTATAGCATTCAACTAAGCGTTCACATCCTTAGGGCCTTCCTCctcaaaacatatttttcactGGACATACCAATACACTGTTTCCACAAAAATGCCATGTGCCCTTAAAGGGGGAGGGAGGACTCCTGAAACACAAGTACTGTTGAATGAACATTCTTACATTTCAATAAGAGCCAAGTAGGTTGTAAAACCAGAGATTGCTGCAGTGGAATAGTGAGtttaaacacaaaagcaaaaggTGCAATTAGTAAGAAAGCAATCCAGGTTTCTGAAAGGTGTTAGGAATTTTAACGCAGATGCTAGATGGGCCAACCATAGGTGACATACAGCTGGATCTACTATTCACCAAAAAGGAAGAACTTTCTGGGGACATAATAATCAATGGCAGCCTTGGTTGTAGCAACCATGAAATAGTGAAGTTCAAGATCCTGAAGGGAGCGAGGAAATCAAGTAGCAGAGTACAGATCCTGGGCTTCAGTAGAGCAGAAATTTGCTTTTTCAGGAAGCTGATAAGTGGGATCCCATgagaggcagctctgaagggcaaaggagctcAAGAGACGACAAATCTTTAAGGACAACGTCCTccaagcacaagaacagtccatccCAATACTCAGAAAAATGAGTAGATGTATCAGGAGACCAGCTTGGCTAAACAGGGAGCTCATGAGAAAAAGGACATATACAGGAGGTGGAAGTGAGGACAGGCTACAAAGGAGGAAGATAGAAACATTGCCCAGGTATACAGGGATGGTTTggggaaagccaaagctcagctggagctgaaactggcaagggacatcaagggcaacaagaagaacTTCTACTGCTACATTatcaataaaagaataaacaaggaAACTGTGAGCCCACTGCTGCATGGGGTGAACAATTTAGTGACAGTGTCTGCAGATAAGGTTGAGGTACTCAGTGCCACCTTTGCCTTGGTTTTCACcaacaaggtctcccaggccttttTGTGCCTAGAGACAGGGTTCAAGGAGGAGACGAACAGCCAGTAGCAGAGGAGGATCGAGTCAGGGATCTATTGAGAAATCTCAACCCATACtagtccatgggaccagatgggatgcatccaagggtgccACAAGAGTTTgctgatgtcattgcgaggccacaCTATCATCACTGAAAGGTCACAGAGATCAGAGAAGGTACCCAATGACTGGAGAAATGTTGTacctatcttcaaaaagggcaagaaggactATCTAGGGAACTagaggccagtcagcctcactttGGTGATCCCTAGGAAAGTCATGAAGTAAGTCCTCTTGGAAGCCATTTCTGGGCACATAAAGGCAAaggtaaatccatgctggctattCCCAATCACCAAGGGAaaaaatcatgcttgaccaacctgattgccttctttAATGAAATGACTGGATCCATGGATGAGGACAGAACAGTGGATGTTGTCAACCTTGACTTAAGCAAGGCTTTCAGCACCATCTTGCACAGCATCCTTGTATCCAAATTGGGACATTATGATCTGGATGGATGGACTACATGATGGGTGAAGACCCAGGTGGATTGTCAGGCTCAGAGGATAGTGGTTAATGGGTTGTACTCTACACAGAGGCCAGTGACATGCGGAGTATTGCAGGGGTCTATCCTGGGACCTGTGCTGTTAAATgtctttatcagtgacctggaggaggagACAGAATCCACCTCATCAAGCTTGTGGATGACAACAAACTGGGGGAGTGCAGCTGACACACTTGAGGAcggggctgccattcagaggggcCTAGACAGGCTAGAAGGATGAGCTGACAAGaatctcatgaaattcaacaagacCAACGGCAAAGTCACGAAATGTTACAAGCCAggtagcagctctgctgaaaaggacctgggggtcctggttgAAACCAAGTTGAACACGAGTCAGCAGCATGCTCTGACAGTGATGAAGCCTACCAGGATACTGGGGTGTATCAACAGAAGCACAGCCAGTAAACCGAAGGAAGTCAACGGaacaatgtccaagtggaaaccagtaacaagtggtgtccctcaagggtctgtactgggaccaatactatttaatatcttcatcaatgacatagtgggatcgagtgcaccctcagcaagtttgcagacaacaccaagctgagtggagcAGTTGATTTGCTAGAGGGAaaggctgccatccagagggaccttgacaggcttgaggagggggcccatgtgaacctcatgaagttcaacaaggccaaatgcaaggtcctgcccctgggttggggcaacccccagtatcaatacaggctgggggatgaagggattgagagtagccctgctgagaaggacttggagatactggtggacaaaaaattggatatgagccggcaatgtgtgcttgcagcccagaaggccaatcgtatcctgggctgcatcaaaagaagcgtggccagcaggtcgagggaggggattctgcccctctcctctgctctggtgagaccccacctggagtactgcgtccagctctggggtccccagcacaagaaagacatggacctgttagagcaggtccagagggccacgaaaacgatcagagggctggaatacctctcctatgaagaaaggctgagcgagttggggttgttcagcctggagaagagaaggcttcggggagaccttattgcggcctttcaatacttaaagggggcttataagaaggatggagagagactttttaccagggcctgtagtgacaggacaaggggcaacagttttaaactgaaagagggtaggtttagattggatatatggaagaaattctttacgatgagggtggtgagacactggaacaggttgcccagagaaattgtggatgccccatcattggaagtgttcaaagtcaggatggatggggctttgagcaacctgatctagtgaaagatgtccctgcccatggcaggggggttagacctgatgatctttaaaggtcccttcctgtggggatgggaatctcactaacggacattcctgagtttgattttaacgagcaaacactgtaccacctggcatgacaaggcacttaagcagaaaataacagagaaaggaatgtgcagctggaagaagaaaaacaagataaagaccatgaaggcatttcgcatgatcaggaagagcgggccaatctgctagagcatagatgcgcgtgaacacaaggctataacctatctgcaagctgcaggtagcgcgtgtacacttctgcttgctataaaagatgctaacaaaaagcaataaaggtctttggttgccgtgtctgccggagtccgtgccgcttttcacccccacaccttCCATCCCTTCCAACCTTCCAtgttatgattctatgattctaagtgattattcccctttactcagcactcattagaccaCATCTGGAATGCTGCATCCAATTTTGGCCCCTACAGtacagaaaaatgttgataaacttgagcaagttcagcagagggtcaccaagatggtcagggtgCTTGAACACAGGCCCTATAAGGAGAGGTTGAGGGAACTGGGCCTATttatcttggagaagagaaggcttaaaGGGGACCTAGTTACAGCCTTCCAATACCTAAGAGAAGCCTATAGAGAAGATAGAGCTAGGCTCTTTACTGAGGTGCATGGTGGGAGAATGAGAGACAATGGTCATCAATGGAAACAGAGGAAGttctgactggatataaggagaaaaaaaaatctctacgaGGATAATTAAGCACCAGAACAAGTTGCCCAAAGAAGTCATGGCATCACCATCCTTGGATGTTTTCAAGATTGAGCGATGGAAGTTTGAAAGTCAGACTGGATGGAGGGGAACTGTGACTAATACcaacaaagaagaaacagaggCTGTGTTTTCACATGCCTGCCATTATGTGTACTAGTTTTAGAATCTGAAATGACAGAACTTGCAGAGGATAGAAAAGCCTCTTTCTTCCTTTACCCTCCACCATGATTTCTTCCCACGAACAGTCCAATTATGTACTCCCTGCAGGGAAGGTGGCACCAGCTGATACTACACAAGGCTGAGTTTCACTCAGAgtagagaagcagaagaaagtaTATGTGCTGCTTTCCATTAAATCAGTCTTTCAGTAGTGTCCAAATGTTATAATCCATTCTCTGCATTGAGTGAAAAATCTCTGCTAGGGCAGCGTATCCCTTCATTTAAGGCCACCAAACAAAGCATCTTGCAGGAGTCAGTTTTAACACAGGTGGAAAACACATAACCAAGCCTTTTGGTATATTTTAAAACTGGTCATGGAACAACACACTGAGCTGCACTGCCAACTCTGTATAAAGCCAAGAACCAGTAAGAGCTACATCTCCATTGTattggagggggagaaaaaaagggaagatgacCAGCATTCTTAAATTAAAAGGGGGGGAGGTAAATTTGGAGAAAAACCTATTTGTCTGCATTCAGCTCCTCAACTTAAATAgccattttctgttcctttatatTAGGAAATAGAGTGTGCTTCAGTTTTTTTAAAGATCTGGTTGGAAGGAAAgacactgttttgaaaataatccATAAGACTTTcacttgcaaaataatttttaaacattaaaacattacctcattaaaagaagaaaggttaAGTTTTTTAGCAATGAACTTCTTTAGATGCAAGACTGTTGCTTGTGCTGAGCAGCGGATCCATTTTCGTTTCAGTCCACGTAATTTGCTGCTATTGCATTCCAAGCAGATGCTTACcttcaggaaaaagcaaacacagtCAGGGCTAGTTGACAGAATTTTCTGCAGTCCCCATTATGCATTTCACATGCAGCATTTATTAGTCCAACAAAAAGGTGAAAATGTAGAATACCAGTAttctttaaagcaaaatgcaTGCAGCGTCATTAAAAAAAGGTTGTCTCGTATTTTGTCATCTTACTGTTAAGCACCATTCAACTCAAAAGGGATCTGGACAAAAGTTCAAAGCAGAACTTTAGGGCTGCCTTGTTCCAGAGCTTTATTCTAACTGCAGAGGTTACAACTAGTTCAGAAGAAGCCTAGGTCAAGGCCAAAGTGAGATATCTAATATGAAAACCTGTCAGGACCCTGAGCTCATTCCCCTCCCCCCTGGGGGTTTGGTTGCCTGAGCTAAGGGCCAATTTTGATAAGCAGCTGTATGACCATGAAACTGTTGTGAAGAAAGAGCTGTTTGAGAAAAACCTTGAAGAATTTTCAGTGTGAGCTCACTCTGCTCCACTTAGCAGCATCATTTAAGCTGAAGCTCCCTCCCTTGGTTGGTCCCCCTACATGAGCTACGTTGCGGCCATGCCCGTGCCTGGCCTAGACCCTGACCCACAGATtagacttcctggcttgaccttggacctgtcTCATCACTATGGACTTGGCTTGGTGATCAATGGACTGTGTATGACCTCGGTTACTATCGTCTCTGGACCTGACTTCAACTTGCCAATTTCACTTTCTGGCTTaaccttggacctgcctcatcactaAAGATTTACCTGGTGATCACTGGACTCTGGCTGAATCTAGTTACTGTCACCAGAGCTGCTATGCTCTCCTTATTCAGGTATTGTGGGACTGCACCCCTTGTTGGTGAGGTCAgtgccctgcctgccttgctgtcactCTTAGCTCCTGGCTTGTCTGCCCCTACAGAGCAgcagcctgcccttgctgctccctgacaaaaCCATTATCACTTTTTAATGACTGTTTCTAATCTAACCTCTGAATCCAGTAACATAGTTTAATATCTAaggcatgttttaaaataatattttgaactTTAAAATTTACTGATGCAGATGATGTAACAAATTTTTGAAGTTCAAAAGATTATATGGGAAAAAATGGCCTTTTGATCTCTGTGCTTCAATTCCCCCTTCTTTTCTCAATcatctattttctttatttagtcTAAACTCTTTAGGATAAGTTTTATTCTGTGCACTTAAATGATCTGGTACAAAGCACAACCATCTGAATACTACCATTGCACTAtcattaaatggaaaattaatccaaatttaatttactttggaCACAGTGAGCAGGGAAATATGAAGGCAGTGACTTGTATATTCCAATAGCAAGTTTCATACTCAAACAGGTTTTGTGTTTAAAACTTGACACTAAATACTAagtaaaaaaagacttttcattCTAATTATTGAAACATATTCAGTCCTGATGCACCGGAGTGACATGGGAGTAGACTCTCAAATAAAGGGCCCAAATGACTTGAAATCTAGTTGAGATGAAAGCCAACACAGAGTTTAGCCAATACTCAGGAAACTCAGAAATAGTTATAACTATCAAACCTTAATGAAATTCTCAAAACCAAATTTCTCCACAACTACCTAAATAAAAAAGATGAAGCTCAAGTTTACACAAAAGCATGGGAGAACACTATATCTTGTCTCTGTCAGAGGGAAAAAagtttatcaaagaaaaatagtCATTTAAAGATAAAgtggaaatacaaaataaaactaagaaaTGCCCGATATCAGAAGTAAGCTCACCTGTTCATCACTTCGATGATAGTCATtatcttcttcctgtttttcttcagaagtttCTTTGTTTGAATTTTCATCTAGTTTAGTTTCACctttcagaagaaagcagagcattaCAATAATTAAATTAGACATATCAGATGACAGGTAATCCTGAAACAAAGTCAAGACTATAAGAGcaactgtggtttttttgtttgggtttggttttttaagtaaTTAGGCTTGTCAGAGCATGATCAGCTTCTCTTCTAACCAGGAAAAAAGTTGGAAAGCAGCTTTACTCTTGGTAGCAAAGATGTGGACACTAATCCAAAGCTTCCCAAAAAATCAGTTCAAGACACCTTGCTACAAATTTGTCAGGGCTCATTCACTATTCTGTAAAACTGATATGCTCTCCTGACAGTCACAAATTTGAGAATTCTTTTGCCCTTggataaatacacacacacatacattttaagTATAACCACCACACCATTTCTATCACAAAATTATACTTAACATCAGCAGTTTCTGAAGTTAATGCAATTCAAGACTGGGATAAAAAGTAACCTTTTCTTATCCTAGAGTTCCCACATAGATACTACTGAAGATCTTCACCAGGAACACATTGCAGCCAGCTAAAAGAACACATTCTATAAACAAGTGTGATGCAAAACAATATTGCACTTAGATGGTGAGTTCAAAGTGGTGAGTTCTTGCATATAGTCCAATATATAAGCACAAGCAAGCCTTATACAATATTATACAACAATTATGAGTGCTAATAAATATTAGCTAGACACCTACCTCTGACAGATCCTTTCAGCAGCTTAATGGCAGTCTGTGCCCCCACCCCAAGCCAGAATAAACATAAGACCATTTACCATTGCGATGTGAATCTAGATGTTGCTTTGCAGAGCATGTCTCCCCTTTGATGTCCCCTGGTACTTCCATACCCAGTTTGTGATAGAattccctctgctttttcatttccgctgtttaaaattgtaaatattaGTTATGTAATAATGTTCTAGCACAATATTTATCAAGGTATTCCAAACCCCTCCTCTGTTCTGTAAAAGAAGCTTGTCAGGCAGGAAGTGGTATTAGCACTTTTTGCTACTTCTGTACTCTTGCTGCCATAATCGAGTTACCCCAGATCTTATTCCTGAGAGGCAGAATACTACCAAGTCATTTGCAGAGCTATTATTATACCATTCTGTtattacatataaaataaattttaaatagtaTACCACACTTTGTGTTTTTCCCCCTTCAatatttctgtcaaaatattTGGTTTGAATTTTTATCCGTATTTCTGATTTTCAATATcctagaaacaattttaaaataatctctttaccTAAACTTGCTTATAAATGTCCGATAATGTCCT
The DNA window shown above is from Aptenodytes patagonicus chromosome W, bAptPat1.pri.cur, whole genome shotgun sequence and carries:
- the LOC143171959 gene encoding polycomb group RING finger protein 3-like; the encoded protein is MMTRKVKLWDINAHITCHLCNGYLIDATTVTECLHTFCRSCLVKYLEENNTCPTCRIVIHQSHPLQYIGHDRTMQDIVYKLVPGLQEAEMKKQREFYHKLGMEVPGDIKGETCSAKQHLDSHRNGETKLDENSNKETSEEKQEEDNDYHRSDEQVSICLECNSSKLRGLKRKWIRCSAQATVLHLKKFIAKKLNLSSFNELDILCNEEILGKDHTLKFVVVTRWRFKKAPLLLHYRPKMDLL